A genomic window from Phoenix dactylifera cultivar Barhee BC4 chromosome 7, palm_55x_up_171113_PBpolish2nd_filt_p, whole genome shotgun sequence includes:
- the LOC103707756 gene encoding putative ribosomal RNA-processing protein 7 homolog B isoform X3, producing MAKEWLISYKESRPGLKVLQQRIDEFITAYEVQQEQQRKERGACAAGGGWTVVVHHKGRKKTTDSETGITVGSVAQAAVMDKMAKKKKEVALDFYRFQRREAQRNEVMMLQSKFEQDKKRIQQLRATRKFRPY from the exons ATGGCTAAAG AATGGCTTATTAGTTACAAGGAGAGCAGACCGGGCTTGAAGGTACTGCAACAAAGAATAGATGAGTTTATAACTGCTTATGAGGTGCAACAAGAACAG caaaggaaagaaagaggagCATGTGCTGCAGGAGGAGGATGGACAGTTGTGGTGCATCATAAAGGTAGAAAGAAAACAACTGATTCTGAAACTGGAATAACTGTGGGTTCTGTTGCCCAAGCTGCTGTGATGGATAAAAtggccaaaaagaaaaaagaagttgCTCTGGATTTTTACAGATTCCAAAGACGGGAAGCCCAGAGGAATG AGGTCATGATGCTGCAGAGCAAGTTCGAGCAGGACAAGAAAAGGATACAGCAGTTGAGGGCTACTAGGAAGTTTCGGCCTTACTGA
- the LOC103707756 gene encoding ribosomal RNA-processing protein 7 homolog A-like isoform X4: MKKWLISYKESRPGLKVLQQRIDEFITAYEVQQEQQRKERGACAAGGGWTVVVHHKGRKKTTDSETGITVGSVAQAAVMDKMAKKKKEVALDFYRFQRREAQRNEVMMLQSKFEQDKKRIQQLRATRKFRPY; the protein is encoded by the exons ATGAAAA AATGGCTTATTAGTTACAAGGAGAGCAGACCGGGCTTGAAGGTACTGCAACAAAGAATAGATGAGTTTATAACTGCTTATGAGGTGCAACAAGAACAG caaaggaaagaaagaggagCATGTGCTGCAGGAGGAGGATGGACAGTTGTGGTGCATCATAAAGGTAGAAAGAAAACAACTGATTCTGAAACTGGAATAACTGTGGGTTCTGTTGCCCAAGCTGCTGTGATGGATAAAAtggccaaaaagaaaaaagaagttgCTCTGGATTTTTACAGATTCCAAAGACGGGAAGCCCAGAGGAATG AGGTCATGATGCTGCAGAGCAAGTTCGAGCAGGACAAGAAAAGGATACAGCAGTTGAGGGCTACTAGGAAGTTTCGGCCTTACTGA
- the LOC103707756 gene encoding putative ribosomal RNA-processing protein 7 homolog B isoform X2, protein MAKEKVKKAGESKKKDLRVLLDESKLEDCSREWLISYKESRPGLKVLQQRIDEFITAYEVQQEQQRKERGACAAGGGWTVVVHHKGRKKTTDSETGITVGSVAQAAVMDKMAKKKKEVALDFYRFQRREAQRNEVMMLQSKFEQDKKRIQQLRATRKFRPY, encoded by the exons ATGGCTAAAG AGAAGGTGAAAAAAGCTGGGGAGAGTAAAAAGAAAGATCTCCGTGTACTTTTAGACGAGAGCAAATTGGAAGATTGTTCAAGAG AATGGCTTATTAGTTACAAGGAGAGCAGACCGGGCTTGAAGGTACTGCAACAAAGAATAGATGAGTTTATAACTGCTTATGAGGTGCAACAAGAACAG caaaggaaagaaagaggagCATGTGCTGCAGGAGGAGGATGGACAGTTGTGGTGCATCATAAAGGTAGAAAGAAAACAACTGATTCTGAAACTGGAATAACTGTGGGTTCTGTTGCCCAAGCTGCTGTGATGGATAAAAtggccaaaaagaaaaaagaagttgCTCTGGATTTTTACAGATTCCAAAGACGGGAAGCCCAGAGGAATG AGGTCATGATGCTGCAGAGCAAGTTCGAGCAGGACAAGAAAAGGATACAGCAGTTGAGGGCTACTAGGAAGTTTCGGCCTTACTGA
- the LOC103707756 gene encoding putative ribosomal RNA-processing protein 7 homolog B isoform X1, producing the protein MAKEKVKKAGESKKKDLRVLLDESKLEDCSRGMKKWLISYKESRPGLKVLQQRIDEFITAYEVQQEQQRKERGACAAGGGWTVVVHHKGRKKTTDSETGITVGSVAQAAVMDKMAKKKKEVALDFYRFQRREAQRNEVMMLQSKFEQDKKRIQQLRATRKFRPY; encoded by the exons ATGGCTAAAG AGAAGGTGAAAAAAGCTGGGGAGAGTAAAAAGAAAGATCTCCGTGTACTTTTAGACGAGAGCAAATTGGAAGATTGTTCAAGAGGCATGAAAA AATGGCTTATTAGTTACAAGGAGAGCAGACCGGGCTTGAAGGTACTGCAACAAAGAATAGATGAGTTTATAACTGCTTATGAGGTGCAACAAGAACAG caaaggaaagaaagaggagCATGTGCTGCAGGAGGAGGATGGACAGTTGTGGTGCATCATAAAGGTAGAAAGAAAACAACTGATTCTGAAACTGGAATAACTGTGGGTTCTGTTGCCCAAGCTGCTGTGATGGATAAAAtggccaaaaagaaaaaagaagttgCTCTGGATTTTTACAGATTCCAAAGACGGGAAGCCCAGAGGAATG AGGTCATGATGCTGCAGAGCAAGTTCGAGCAGGACAAGAAAAGGATACAGCAGTTGAGGGCTACTAGGAAGTTTCGGCCTTACTGA